From Watersipora subatra chromosome 2, tzWatSuba1.1, whole genome shotgun sequence, one genomic window encodes:
- the LOC137387697 gene encoding uncharacterized protein, whose product MDSDYSVGSSPALHHPETVCIRPKSLPMTGYVHDSSPMQFLCSGEHDRVASDATMEVGCTDASKFFDDCLVNTDSPQPADLLNVDASTSSQWSNIQSDSFIGNNSSAAAGSNTTENVRVNSSFHVAEIVGKQGVKIKRIRAGTNTWIKTPARGQDPVFIISGRREGVEQAKFEILASNERVSKIRELRGRNVKGEQQVDDPPDLSTEEHCIIENVSVPTHAVGFVIGPKGSRVREIADATCTYIKTPCRYREPIFEICGHPSDVKLAREKILALIQSKDDSGYIRQCMAKMPIHERGTPVIPRALIPQRSPSGTHCSVPTTKSAVTDQEDVITNQADVQQDVDVPCLNNFTRIRPFSPCLMPPIVSALSKGNPNIFNDLLSCPSQLSSTLATIPDPCGSHRSGSPTRVYLSGQTNPPQNIEKVGSGRNSPKSTWSSRGLPAINPRYSHF is encoded by the exons AAACAGTGTGTATAAGACCGAAAAGTCTGCCGATGACGGGGTATGTACATGATTCATCCCCTATGCAATTTCTATGTTCTGGGGAACATGATAGAGTTGCAAGCGATGCAACAATGGAGGTCGGATGTACTGATGCTAGCAAATTCTTTGATGATTGCCTGGTCAACACAGATTCCCCGCAGCCAGCTGACCTGCTAAACGTTGATGCAAGCACAAGTTCGCAATGGAGTAATATCCAAAGCGATTCGTTCATTGGTAACAATTCATCAGCAGCTGCGGGCTCAAACACCACTGAGAATGTTCGAGTAAATAGCTCATTTCATGTTGCAGAGATTGTTGGTAAACAGG GAGTGAAGATTAAAAGGATCCGAGCGGGCACTAACACTTGGATCAAAACTCCAGCAAGAGGTCAAGATCCGGTCTTCATCATATCAG GTCGACGTGAAGGTGTGGAACAAGCCAAATTTGAAATACTTGCCTCAAATGAGAGAGTCAGCAAAATTCGTGAGTTGAGAGGCAGAAACGTGAAGGGTGAACAACAAGTCGATGATCCTCCAGATTTGTCAACTGAAGAACACTGTATTATTGAGAATGTTAGCGTACCAACTCATGCTGTGGGATTTGTAATTGGACCCAAAGGTTCTCGTGTGCGTGAAATAGCCGatgctacatgtacatatatcaaAACTCCATGTCGATATCGAGAACCCATTTTCGAGATCTGCGGCCATCCTTCTGATGTAAAATTAGCTCGTGAGAAAATCTTGGCACTCATCCAAAGCAAAGATGACAGTGGGTACATTCGGCAGTGCATGGCCAAGATGCCCATCCACGAACGAGGTACGCCTGTGATACCCAGAGCACTTATTCCTCAACGTTCACCGTCAGGCACACATTGCTCAGTTCCTACTACTAAATCTGCTGTTACTGATCAAGAAGATGTCATTACCAATCAGGCAGATGTTCAACAAGACGTCGACGTGCCATGTTTGAATAATTTCACACGAATCCGACCTTTCAGTCCTTGTCTCATGCCTCCTATTGTCTCTGCATTATCAAAAGGCAATCCGAATATCTTCAACGATCTTCTTTCTTGCCCGTCTCAGCTCAGTTCAACATTAGCCACTATACCAGATCCTTGTGGGAGTCATCGCTCGGGTTCTCCTACACGGGTGTATCTTTCTGGTCAAACCAATCCCCCTCAAAACATAGAAAAAGTGGGCTCAGGTAGGAATAGCCCTAAGTCTACTTGGTCATCTCGGGGCCTTCCTGCCATCAATCCTCGGTACAGCCACTTTTAG